In Procambarus clarkii isolate CNS0578487 chromosome 30, FALCON_Pclarkii_2.0, whole genome shotgun sequence, the DNA window tgaccagtgtggttgcagggagtggtggctgacacctgtctgaacagtgaccagtgtggtggcagggagtggtggctgacactgctgacacctgtctgaacagtgaccagtgtggtggcagggagtggtggctgacactgctgacacctgtctgaacagtgtccagtgtggtggctgggagtggtggctgacactgctgacacctgtctgaacagtgaccagtgtggtttcTGGGAGTGgtcgctgacacctgtctgaacagtgaccagtgtggtggctgacactgctgacacctgtctgaacagtgaccagtgtgatgGTAGGGAGTGGTGACTGACACtgttgacacctgtctgaacagtgaccagtgtggtggctgggagtggtggcacacacctgtctgaacagtgaccagagtggtggctgacactgctgacacctgtctgaacagtgaccagtgtggtggcagggagtggtggctgacactgctgacacctgtctgaacagtgtccggtgtggtggctgggagtggtggctgacactgctgacacctgtctgaacagtgaccagtgtggtggcagggagtggtggctgacactgttgacacctgtctgaacagtgaccagtgtggtggctgggagtggtggCACACACCTGTCTGaagagtgaccagtgtggtggcagggagtggtggctgacactgttgacacctgtctgaacagtgaccagtgtggtggcatggagtggtggctgacactgttgacacctgtctgaacagtgaccagtgtggtggctgggagtggtggCACACACCTATCTGAACAGTGACCACtgtggtggctgacactgttgacacctgtctgaacagtgaccagtgtggtaaaagggtgtggtggctgacacctgtctgaacagtgaccagtgtggtggctgacactgttgagacctgtctgaacagtgaacagtgtggtggctgacactgctgacacctgtctgaacaaagaccagtgtggtggctgggagtcgtggctgacacctgtctgaacagtgaccagtgtggtggcaggtagtggtggctgacactgttgacacctgtctgaacagtgaccagtgtggtggctgggagtggtggctgacacctgtctgaacagtgaccagtgtggtggcagggagtggtggctgacacctgtctgaacagtgaccagtgtggtggcagggagtggtggctgacattgctgacacctgtctgaacagtgaccagtgtggtggctgggagtagtggctgacacctgtctgaacagtgaccagtgtggtggcagggagtagttgctgacacctgtctgaacagtgaccagtgtggtggctgacATTGCTGACACCTGTctaaacagtgaccagtgtggtggctgggagtggtggctgacactgctgactcctgtcggaacagtgaccagtgtggtggctgggagtggtggctgacactgttgacacctgtctgaacagtgaccagtgtggtggctgggagtggtggctgacactgttgacacctgtctgaacagtgtccagtgtggtggctgggagtggtggctgacacctgtctgaacagtgtccagtgtggtggctgacactgttgacacctgtctgaacagtgaccagtgtggtggcagggagtggtggctgacacctgtctgaacagtgaccagtgtggtggctgacacctgtcggaacagtgaccagtgtggtggcagggagtggtggctgacactgttGACACATGTCTGAactgtgaccagtgtggtggctgacactgctgacacctgtcggaacagtgaccagtgtggtggctgggagtggtggctgacactgctgacacctgtctgaacagtgtccagtgtggtggcagggagtggtggctgacactgctgacacctgtctgaacagtgaccagtgtggtggcagggagtggtggctgacactgttgacacctgtctgaacagtgaccagtgtggtggcagggagtggtggctgacactgctgacacctgtctgaacagtgtccagtgtggtggctgggagtggtggctgacacctgtctgaacagtgtgcagtgtggtggctgacactgttgacacctgtctgaacagtgaccagtgtggaggctgggagtggtggctgacacctgtctgaacagtgaacagtgtggtggctgacacctgtctgaacagtgaccagtgtggtggctgggagtggtggctgacacctgtctgaacagtgtccagtgtggtggctgacactgttgacacctgtctgaacagtgaccagtgtggtggctgggagtggtggctgacacctgtctgaacagtgaccagtgtggtggctgacacctgtctgaacagtgaccagtgtggtggctgggagtggtggctgacacatgtctgaacagtgaccagtgtggtggcagggagtggtggctgacacctgtctgaacagtgaccagtgtggtggctgacactgttgacacctgtctgaacagtgaccagtgtggtggctgggagtggtggctgacacctgtctgaacagtgaccagtgtggtggcagggagtggtggctgacacctgtctgaacagtgaccagtgtggtggcagggagtggtggctgacattgctgacacctgtctgaacagtgaccagtgtggtggctgggagtggtggctgacgctgctgacacctgtctgaacagtgaccagtgtggttgctttgagtggtggctgacacctgtctgaacagtgaccagtttggtggctgacactgctgacatctgtctgaacagtgaccagtgtggtggctgggagtggtggctgacacctgtctgaacagtgaccagtgtggtgacagggagtggtggctgacacctgtctgaacagtgaccagtgtggtggcagggagtggtggctgacacctgtctgaacagtgaccagtgtggtggcagggagtggtggctgacacctgtctgaacagtgaccagtgtggtggcagggagtggtggctgacacctgtctgaacagtgaccagtgtggtggcagggagtggtggctgacacctgtctgaacagtgaccagtgtggtggcagggagtggtggctgacactgctgacacctgtctgaacagtgaccagtgtggtggcagggagtggtggctgacacttgtctgaacagtgaccagtgtggtggctgggagtggtggctgacactgcttacacctgtctgaacagtgaccagtgtggtggaagggagtggtggctgacactgctgacacctgtctgaacagtgaccagtgtggtggctgggagtggtggctgacacctgtctgaacagtgaccagtgtggtggcagggaatggtggctgacacctgtctgaacagtgaccagtgtggtggcagggagtggtggctgacactgctgacacctgtctgaacagtgtccagtgtggtggctgagagtggtggttgacactgctgacacctgtctgaacagtgaccagtgtggtggcagggagtggtggctgacacctgtctgaacagtgaccagtgtggtggcagggagtggtggctgacacctgtctgaacagtgaccagtgtggtggcagggagtggtggctgacactgctgacacctgtctgaacagtgtccagtgtggtggctgggagtggtggctgacaccgctgacacctgtctgaacagtgtccagtgtggtggctgggagtggtggctgacaccgctgacacctgtctgaacagtgaccagtgtggtggcagggagtggtggctgacacctgtctgaacagtgaccagtgtggtggcagggagtggtggctgacactgctgacacctgcCAACCATCCTCCAGCCCTAAAGTGAACGCCAAGATGTGTCAAGACGATGGTGCAGAAGGCGGGACACTAAGGTGGTGTTGCATTTATCAATGTCCTCAGTTAATGGAGTTAAACATTCAAGAGGCTCCCGCAGCCCGCACCTCCTGGCCTCAACCACTGAGAGTTCCGCCATTATTCTCCCTCAGGTAAACACGTCGTGCTCAGATATGCTAATGAAACAACTGAATATTCGCAGGTGTGCAAGACCTCTacaaatggtaaagttgtttaccTTGTAATATCTTTAGGGCGCGATGAAGCACCGCCAGTCGTGAATTGTCATTGAAAACCTGAGGTGACTGCCGCTCTGGGCTTCAAAATGTCCCTTATACTTCACCACAGTATTCTAGTTTGTTGATCAACGTTAAATTCCCAAGTCTGGCTCCGGTGCCTGTATTGAGTGGACGTCATCTTTCAGTAATACCCAACACATACACCGAGCGGGAGAATATACAGGTGTATATATTGGGTGGGACGATATCTCTGCTTCTGCAGCCACACACCAGCACATCAAAGGTGCCTCTCCTGAGTGTATTGAGCAGCGGCGCTCCTGCCCTCAGTAGCTGAGGTCGTTCCTACCCTCAGCAGCTGAGGTCGCTCCTGCCCTCAGCAGCTGAGGTCGCTCCTGCCCTCAGCAGCTGAGGTCGCTCCTGCCCTCAGCAGCTGAGGTCACTCCTGCCCTCAGCAGCTGAGGTCGCTCCTGCCCTCAGCAGCTGAGGTCGCTCCTGCCCTCAGCAGCTGAGGTCGCTCCTGCCCTCAGCAGCTGAGGTCGCTCCTGCCCTCAGCAGCTGAGGTCGCTCCTGCCCTCAACAGCTGAGGTCACTTTTGCCCTCAGCAGCTGAGGTCGCTCCTGCCCTCTGCAGCTGAGGTCGCTTCTGCCCTCAACAGCTGAGGTCGCTAATGGCCTCAACATTTCCCCAGTAGCTGAGGCCGCTCCTGCCCCTGTCACACCCTCAGCAGCTGAGGCCGCTCCTGCCCCCAACACGTCCTCAGCAGCTGAGGTCGCTCCTGCCCCCAACACGTCCCCAGGAGCTGAGGCCGCTCCTGCCCCCAACACGTCCCCAGGAGCTGAGGCCGCTCCTGCCCCCAACACGTCCCCAGGAGCTGAGGCCGCTCCTGCCCCCAACACGTCCCCAGGAGCTGAGGCCGCTCCTGCCCCCAACACGTCCCCAGGAGCTGAGGTCGCTCCTGCCCCCATCACGTCCCCAGGAGCTGAGGCCGCTCCTGCCCCCAACACGTCCCCAGGAGCTGAGGTCGCTCCTGCCCCCAACACGTCCCCAGGAGCTGAGGTCGCTCCTGCCCCCAACACGTCCCCAGGAGCTGAGGCCGCTCCTGCCCCCAACACGTCCTCAGCAGCTGAGGCCGCTCCTGCCCCCAACACGTCCTCAGCAGCTGAGGCCGCTCCTGCCCTCATCACGGACCATCATTCATTAATCTGGAGAAAGTGAACATAAATTAACTTCTATGAATAGTTTGGCCGTACTCCCATAAATCAAACGACTCTTCCACAGCTTCAAAGGTTTCTCAAGCCTCATGCATGGAGACGATCTAAGTTAGGGTACCTATTCTTACTTTGTTAGTGGGGTAACTATtcttactgtgttagtggtgtaacTATTCTTACTGTGTTAGGGGTGTAACTATTCTTACTGTGTTAGTGGAGTAACTATTCTTACTGTGTTAGTGGAGTAACTATtcttactgtgttagtggtgtaacTATtcttactgtgttagtggtgtaacTATTCTTACTGTGTTAGTGGAGTAACTATtcttactgtgttagtggtgtaacTATTCTTACTGTGTTAGTGGAGTAACTATTCTTACTGTGTTAGTGGAGTAACTATtcttactgtgttagtggtgtaacTATTCTTACTGTGTTAGTGGGGTAACTATtcttactgtgttagtggtgtaacTATtcttactgtgttagtggtgtaacTATTCTTACTGTGTTAGTGGAGTAACTATTCTTACTGTGTTAGGGGTGTAACTATtcttactgtgttagtggtgtaacTATTCTTATTGTGTTAGTGGGGTAACTATtcttactgtgttagtggtgtaacTATTCTTATTGTGTTAGTGGAGTAACTATtcttactgtgttagtggtgtaacTATtcttactgtgttagtggtgtaacTATTCTTACTGTGTTAGTGGAGTAACTATtcttactgtgttagtggtgtaacTATtcttactgtgttagtggtgtaacTATTCTTACTTTGTTAGTGGTGTAACTATtcttactgtgttagtggtgtaacTATTCTTACTGTGTTAGTGGCGTATCTATTCTTACTGTGTTAGTGGAGTAACTATTCTTACTGTGTTAGGGGTGTAACTATtcttactgtgttagtggtgtaacTATtcttactgtgttagtggtgtaacTATtcttactgtgttagtggtgtaacTATtcttactgtgttagtggtgtaacTATtcttactgtgttagtggtgtaacTATTCTTACTTTGTTAGTGGTGTAACTATtcttactgtgttagtggtgtaacTATTCTTACTGTGTTAGTGGAGTAACTATTCTTATTGTGTTAGTGGTGTAACTATTCTTATTGTGTTAGTGGTGTAACTATTCTTACTGTGTTAGTGGAGTAACTATTCTTACTGTGTTAGTGGAGTAACTATtcttactgtgttagtggtgtaacTATTCTTACTGTGTTAGTGGAGTAACTATTCTTACTGTGTTAGGGGTGTAACTATTGTTACTGTGTTAGTGGGGTAACTATTCTTACTGTGTTAGTGGAGTAACTATtcttactgtgttagtggtgtaacTATTCTTACTGTGTTAGTGGTATAACTATTCTTACTGTGTTAGTGGAGTAACTATTCTTACTGTGTTAGTGGGGTAACTATtcttactgtgttagtggtgtaacTATTCTTACTTTGTTAGTGGTGTAACTATTCTTACTGTGTTAGTGGAGTAACTATTCTTACTGTGTTAGGGGTGTAACTATGATAGATGGATTTATAGATTGATGAATGAATACATTGATTGGTGGATAGATAGATTTATATATAGATGGATTGATGAGGATAGATGGACGGAAAAATTGATAGATGTATGGATTGAgcaatagatagatagacagatgagtagataggtggatagatggatggatgtattgatggatggatagataaatatatagatagatagactgACAAACCGATGGAGGAATAAatagacatatagatagatagaAGGACAAattgatggatggattgatggattgatggatggatcTATAGATGGATAAATTGATTGAATGATCTGTTGATGGATCTATTCATGGATGGGTCAATAGATGGATATATTAATGAATAGATTAATGGAGAGGTAGATACATATATGGATGATAGATGGGTTGATGgatgatagatgaatagatagatggataaacAGATGGGCaaatggatgaatagatggatagatggagggatattttgatagatagatgaatagatagttggataggtaggtagatagatagatagatggacagacaTGTAGACAGATAGAAgacagggatatatatatatatatatatatatatatatatatatatatatatatatatatatatatatatatatatatatatatatatatatatatatatgtatatatatatatgtcgtacctagtagccagaacgcacttgtcagcctactatgcaaggccaaatttgcctaataagccaagttttcctgaattaatatattttctctaattgttttcttatgaaatgataaagctacccatttcattatgtatgaggtcaattattttttattgtagttaaaattaacgtagatatatgaccgaacctaaccaaccctacctaacctaacctaacctataaagataggttaggttaggttaggtagccgaaaaagttaggttaggttaggttaggtaggttaggtcgtcaaaaaacaattaattcatgaaaacttggcttattgggcaaatcgggccttgcatagtaggctgagaagtgcgttctggctactaggtacgacatatatatatatatatatatatatatatatatatatatatatatatatatatatatatatatatatatatatatatatatatatatatatatatatatatatatatatatccctgtcTTCTATCTGTCTACATGtctgtccatctatctacctacctatccaactatctattcatctatcaaaatatccctccatctatccatctattcatccttTTGCCCATCAGTTTATCCATCTATCATCCATCAACCCATCTATCATCCATATATGTATCTACCTCTCCATTAATCTATTCATTAATATatccatgtatgtgtatatatatatatatatatatatatatatatatatatatatatatatatatatacatatatatatatcaatatatatatatatatatatatatatatatatatatatatatatatatttatatataatatatatatatatatatatatatatatatatatttatatatacatatatggatatatatacatatatatatatatatatatatatatatatatatacatatatatatatatatatatatatatatatatatatatatatatatatatatatatatatatatatatatatatatatatatatatatatatatatatatatgcaacaatgatcacaaaaacactgatccaagtatgcagaataaccacatatgaaaaatagaaaatgcttaacgcgttttcggctaattcgccttcatcagagcaaagtagaatgaagataagtttgctgatcagacctttatatccgcctgggcagatcacctgaccaccaaaaataagtggaggaaaggaattataagaaagaaggtaactgcagaaggcctattggcccatacaaggcagctcctattaatatctccaagtgccatacgtgtttaaatacgTGAttgcaatatagcaatcatttaaacacgtatggcacttggagatattaaaaggagctgccttgtatgggccaataggccttctgcagttaccttctttcttataattcctttcctccacttatttttggtggtcaggtgatctgcccaggcggatataaaggtctgatcagcaaacttatcttcattctactttgctctgatgaaggcgaattagccgaaaacgcgttaagcattttctatttttcatatgtggttattctgcatatatatatatatatatatatatatatatatatatatatatatatatatatatatatatatatatatatatatatatatatatatatatatattttggtagcagtctttcttgtaaacatatattattaaatatgaccgaaaaggtaagcttaattaataattccaacacgaattttctcaatattttttatgtttctcttcactgtcgatggtaattgaaaaatcaattctgcaaaattcatttttatttctagtctgacgcgacacttgaatgcgtttcgtaataacttcttacattttcaaagactttagttaacacacacacaactataagctgtaaacactaaacagagttctatgctatcatttaaacagctttcatcttatatacccgcatttgggttcaacacaagatagaacacgaaacaatgagtataaattgggtaaattaaagggaaggatggaagtaactgcaaagggcctattggcccatatttcttgatgcttctatattggtgcggagtcttgaagtgggtagaatgtagctgtgcattaattggcagttgattgctggtgttgacttcttgatgtgtagtgcttcgcagatgtcaagccgcctgctatcgctgtatctatcgatgatttctgtgttgtttgttaagacttctctggtgatggtctggttgtgggaagagattatatgttccttaatggagccctgttgcttatgcatcgttaatcgcctggaaagagatgttgttgtcttgcctatatactgagttctttgaggcttacagtccccaagtgggcatttgaaggcatagacgacgttggtctcttttaaagcgttctgctttgtgtctggagagtttctcatgagtaggctggccgtttttctggttttatagtaaatcgtcagttgtatcttctgatttttgtcagtagggataacgttcctatcgacAATATCTctcaagaccctttcctccgttttatgagctgtggaaaagaagttcctgtaaaatagtctaatagagggtaaaGGTTTTGtgctagttgtctcttcagaggttgcatgtcgtttcaccttccttcttatgatgtcttcaatgaaaccattggagaaaccgttgttgactaggacctgccttaccctatagagttcttcatcgacttgcttccatcctgagctgtggctgagagcacggtcgacataagcgttaacgacactcctcttgtacctgtctgggcagtcactgttggcattgaggcacattcctatgtgtgtttccttagtgtagactgcagtgtggacacctccgctcttttccatgaccgttacatctagaaagggcagcttcccatcttcgggaagtcgggccttgcatagtacgctgagaagtgcgttctggctactaggtacgacacacacacacacacatatatgtatgtatatatatatatatatatatatatatatatatatatatatatatatatatatatatatatatatatatatatatatatatatatatatatatatatatatactggtttaTATGTATACTGTCAGGTTTATACTAAACTGGTTTACGTGTATACTGTCGTCAACAGTTGGTGGATCACGTATATACACTACTCCTGTATACCCTCTTTATTCCTCGCCGGGCCAAAGGGTAGAgaaataacataaattaataatacagAAATGGACTTTTCATTAATAAAATGTAAATGACAACGAGAGACATGAATACAGGTCACATTCATAGCTGCAATACGTGGGAGGAATGACTGCAATTCGTGGGAGGAATGGCTGTAATTCGTGGGAAGAATGGCTGCAATACGTAGGAAGAATGGCTGTAATACGTTGGAGGAATGGCTGTAATACGTGGGAAGAATGGCTGCAATACGTAGGAAGAATGGCTGTAATACGTTGGAAGAAAGGCTGTAATACGTTGGAAGAATGGCTGCAATACGTGGGAGGAATGACTGCAATTCGTGGGAGGAATGGCTGCAATACGTTGGAGGAATGGCTGTAATACGTGGGAAGAATGGCTGCAATACGTAGGAAGAATGTCTGCAATACGTAGGAAGAATGGCTGTAATACGTTGGAAGAATGGTTGCAATACGTAGGAAGAATGGCTGCAATACGTAGACATAATGGCTGTAATACGTGGTAGGAATGCCTGCAATACGTGGGAGGA includes these proteins:
- the LOC123750419 gene encoding uncharacterized protein produces the protein MSSVNGVKHSRGSRSPHLLASTTESSAIILPQLRPLLPLSHPQQLRPLLPPTRPQQLRSLLPPTRPQELRPLLPPTRPQELRPLLPPTRPQELRPLLPPTRPQELRPLLPPTRPQELRSLLPPSRPQELRPLLPPTRPQELRSLLPPTRPQELRSLLPPTRPQELRPLLPPTRPQQLRPLLPPTRPQQLRPLLPSSRTIIH